A section of the Rhodothermus profundi genome encodes:
- a CDS encoding translocation/assembly module TamB domain-containing protein codes for MPLRILGHIVRRLLLLTASLLAVGLILFIALTRTRVGRDFVRTQLEIAFETYLNGRLQIERLDGDLIRGLYATRVQLYTPDGQLLLTVDSLALHPSWRLIFRRTLAFRRVELYHPQLFLHYAHGHWNFAQLQDTTAPAARPQWSLTIAEFRLHNGVVQTHRTGPPPRLVQQQKLFDYTRSRLDSLTLHATLEYYPDRLLVDLLQLSASLTHPRQRLHHLSGQLLYQDGRWYLPRLELSLGESQLSLSGQLIPRVPFATSALQLQLQRGNLDADALHRLFPALPFRQALEITGQLHGTLNGLVLEHLDLAAGSSHFRLEGTLFGFPDSLDFDLLLTGSALRTADLVAFWPTLPLPSAFHTSTPLALRLETRGLLNISAPVTFRHLEGRVHLQGLPGILAGPFWLTRNDSTGAVTYEARFRLRHVQLARLGPGSPLPTILNGIAELHGQGTRQFDLHLRLDPRPFGGGADDSLSFTLQRNDTRFWATFSLPQPTGSLTATAFHQADPDSARFWMLAVARQFDLSPYLSTDTLRTRLNATLSVEGAGTDWSHLTATAHLHLDSSYAWQAGQSWPLPPASVHLQLTPEASDRQQLHIEGDFLTAHLTSNLPPPQIARLFRYWLQAMATAFYRQIEKPFYRLPRPFAPATIPPPLPSLSLQARFQIHRLDWLPPLLGTPAIQTNLTGTFWARADADTLQLALTWQADTLHVGTLQQQKVQGRLQLATGRMVDRSLIGLLEWQSAHLQQLRNIRLVGYIQPGSAQLSLSSRPDTAGETLRLTATLDFFSRFNRLTLQEFLWQVNGYRWYLEHPARLDLYADAIVIHPLALRNPPSSDTTAGQIELQGLLSAQITDTLHIALRGIALAELTRALGRARKLSGHLEGRLSLVSALGTPQLAGFLRINQLRYDQHPLGTLRLVSHYMPGSPLIALDARLEPDPTIGAANRLHLFGTLRLPSPRDAGQLDLRLETGHADAFFFTYIFPELIANVRGYFVGRGRITGSFRRPVFNAAMQLHAGAFDIPRFNLRYTIEGPVLVDETGFLLDGVRLKDPTGGQAYVNGRIYFNEYRFFSFGLMARLEGLQVMNVTYSRDLPFYGKIWGRGLFTLRGPLYDALLQTAEAEVLPESEIYIPLAESGTEADEAFIIFADSTGRIPERPTRRANLLARRPPGERPFLDGLDLDLNLLAPQGTTVRLVIDPLLGDVINARGSGRLQIIRQEGSFQAFGQLDVTEGDYLFTAGEIFVRRFLIEGGTITWDGDPINARLDLQAAYRTRASRAGLPGALGQGTGLIPLVVQMRITGRVEAPQVSLRLAIDRSINEPLAGYEGLEALLNQPERAAEYATSVLLTNSFLLTTERTDPETLTLSGNQLAFNSLSQLIASQLNRYLSQVLPNVDLLLGVQGEGAQRLDVTYGIALRLLNERLIIRGQGVYRGESTADGQQNLLGEFIVEVRLTPNVSVQVFYRREDDVLNDYTLTSVTGAGLSYQTAFPTWRRLLDRLFGWLFPDRSSDRVPPLTQVGNNSEQANVEQHR; via the coding sequence TTGCCCCTGCGTATTCTTGGACATATTGTCCGTAGGCTGCTGCTCCTGACGGCCAGCCTGCTGGCCGTTGGGCTGATTCTTTTTATAGCGCTGACGCGCACGCGCGTCGGCCGGGACTTTGTGCGCACGCAACTGGAAATAGCTTTTGAAACGTACCTCAACGGTCGGCTTCAAATCGAACGCCTGGACGGAGACCTGATTCGGGGGCTGTATGCTACGCGCGTGCAACTTTATACGCCCGACGGCCAATTGCTGCTAACGGTTGACTCCCTCGCCCTTCACCCCTCCTGGCGTCTCATCTTCCGCCGCACTTTAGCCTTTCGCCGCGTGGAGCTGTACCATCCCCAACTGTTTTTGCATTATGCGCATGGGCACTGGAATTTTGCGCAACTGCAGGACACAACCGCTCCTGCTGCACGCCCGCAATGGAGTCTGACGATTGCTGAATTTCGCCTGCATAATGGGGTCGTTCAAACCCACCGCACCGGTCCACCGCCTCGCCTGGTACAACAACAAAAGCTCTTCGATTACACCCGGTCGCGTCTGGATAGTCTGACGCTTCACGCCACGCTGGAGTACTATCCCGACCGTCTGTTGGTTGATTTGCTGCAGCTCAGTGCGTCCCTGACACATCCCCGGCAACGCCTGCATCATCTGTCGGGACAGCTTCTCTATCAAGACGGACGGTGGTACCTGCCTCGCCTGGAGCTGTCGCTAGGCGAAAGTCAGCTATCGCTCAGCGGCCAGCTAATTCCGCGCGTTCCTTTTGCCACCTCTGCGCTACAACTCCAGTTGCAGCGCGGGAACCTGGACGCGGATGCGCTCCATCGTTTGTTTCCTGCCCTTCCCTTCCGCCAGGCTTTAGAAATCACAGGACAACTGCACGGAACCCTCAACGGCCTGGTACTGGAGCACCTGGATTTGGCGGCGGGCAGCAGTCATTTTCGTCTGGAAGGAACCCTGTTCGGCTTCCCCGATTCGCTCGATTTTGATCTGCTATTGACCGGCTCTGCGTTACGAACGGCCGACCTGGTAGCCTTCTGGCCCACGCTTCCTCTTCCCTCTGCCTTTCATACGTCCACGCCGCTCGCCTTACGTCTGGAGACGCGTGGTCTGCTTAACATATCCGCTCCGGTAACCTTCCGCCATCTGGAAGGACGCGTGCATCTGCAAGGGCTTCCTGGCATTTTAGCGGGCCCTTTCTGGCTGACTCGGAACGACTCGACCGGTGCTGTTACCTATGAGGCACGCTTTCGACTGCGCCACGTCCAGCTTGCCCGCCTGGGGCCAGGTAGTCCGCTGCCAACCATCCTGAACGGCATCGCCGAGCTGCATGGACAGGGGACGCGTCAGTTCGACCTCCATCTTCGCCTGGATCCCAGGCCTTTTGGAGGGGGTGCGGACGACTCGCTTTCCTTTACGCTGCAGCGTAATGACACGCGCTTCTGGGCCACCTTTTCGCTTCCCCAGCCTACAGGAAGCCTGACCGCCACTGCTTTTCACCAGGCTGATCCAGACAGCGCGCGTTTCTGGATGCTGGCGGTGGCGCGTCAGTTCGACCTGAGCCCCTATCTATCCACCGATACCCTGCGCACGCGCCTCAATGCAACGCTTTCGGTAGAAGGCGCCGGTACCGATTGGTCGCATCTGACCGCGACCGCCCATCTGCATCTCGACTCCTCCTACGCCTGGCAGGCCGGCCAATCCTGGCCGCTTCCTCCAGCCTCGGTCCACCTGCAACTGACCCCTGAAGCTTCTGACCGGCAGCAGCTTCACATTGAAGGAGACTTTCTGACGGCCCATCTTACGAGCAACCTTCCTCCCCCCCAGATCGCTCGCCTCTTTCGATACTGGCTCCAGGCAATGGCAACCGCTTTCTATCGTCAGATAGAAAAGCCCTTTTATCGACTCCCCCGTCCCTTTGCGCCTGCTACAATCCCCCCCCCTCTCCCTTCGCTATCTCTACAGGCGCGCTTCCAGATCCATCGACTGGACTGGCTTCCTCCTCTGCTGGGAACTCCCGCCATTCAGACCAACCTGACAGGCACCTTCTGGGCCCGGGCCGATGCCGACACGCTCCAGCTTGCTCTGACGTGGCAGGCCGACACCCTCCACGTAGGTACCCTGCAGCAACAGAAGGTGCAGGGGCGCCTTCAGCTCGCCACAGGACGCATGGTGGACCGTTCGTTGATCGGCTTGCTGGAATGGCAGAGTGCCCACCTGCAACAGCTTCGAAACATTCGACTGGTGGGCTATATTCAGCCAGGAAGTGCCCAGCTTAGCCTGAGCAGCCGTCCAGACACAGCCGGGGAAACGCTGCGGTTAACCGCTACGCTGGACTTCTTTTCCCGCTTCAACCGTCTGACCCTGCAGGAATTTCTCTGGCAGGTAAACGGCTACCGCTGGTACCTGGAGCATCCGGCTCGGCTTGACCTCTACGCCGATGCTATCGTCATCCATCCTCTTGCGCTGCGCAACCCTCCTTCATCCGACACAACAGCCGGGCAGATTGAACTGCAGGGACTGCTTTCTGCTCAGATCACGGATACCCTGCACATAGCTTTACGCGGCATTGCGCTGGCAGAACTCACCCGGGCACTGGGGCGTGCGCGTAAGCTAAGCGGACATCTGGAAGGACGGCTCAGCCTGGTGAGCGCCCTGGGCACTCCTCAACTGGCTGGCTTTTTGCGGATCAATCAACTCCGCTACGACCAGCACCCCCTTGGCACGTTGCGACTGGTCAGCCACTACATGCCCGGATCACCCCTGATAGCCCTGGACGCCCGCCTCGAACCGGACCCTACCATCGGTGCCGCCAATCGGCTGCATCTATTTGGAACGCTGCGCCTCCCTTCGCCCCGCGATGCCGGCCAGCTCGACCTGCGCCTGGAAACCGGACACGCCGACGCTTTCTTTTTCACCTACATCTTCCCTGAATTAATCGCGAACGTACGGGGCTACTTCGTGGGCCGCGGGCGCATCACCGGATCGTTCCGGCGTCCCGTGTTCAACGCAGCCATGCAGCTCCACGCAGGTGCTTTTGACATTCCCCGCTTCAACCTGCGCTATACCATTGAAGGACCGGTGCTGGTCGACGAAACAGGCTTTTTGCTGGACGGCGTGCGGCTGAAAGATCCAACAGGGGGACAGGCCTACGTTAACGGACGCATCTATTTCAATGAGTACCGGTTCTTTTCTTTTGGACTCATGGCCCGCCTGGAAGGCCTGCAGGTTATGAACGTAACCTACAGCCGCGACCTGCCCTTTTACGGGAAAATATGGGGACGCGGGCTGTTTACGCTTCGCGGACCACTCTACGACGCACTGTTGCAGACCGCAGAAGCTGAAGTATTGCCGGAAAGTGAAATTTACATTCCGCTGGCCGAAAGCGGCACCGAAGCAGACGAAGCGTTCATCATCTTCGCTGATTCAACAGGACGCATTCCGGAACGGCCAACCCGCCGCGCCAACTTGCTCGCGCGGCGCCCACCCGGTGAACGTCCCTTCCTGGATGGGCTGGATCTTGACCTGAACCTGCTGGCTCCGCAGGGAACCACTGTCCGGCTCGTCATTGACCCGTTGCTGGGGGATGTAATCAATGCGCGGGGGAGCGGGCGGCTACAAATTATCCGCCAGGAGGGAAGCTTTCAGGCCTTTGGACAACTGGACGTCACCGAGGGAGACTACCTGTTCACCGCCGGTGAAATTTTCGTTCGGCGCTTTTTAATCGAAGGTGGCACGATCACCTGGGACGGCGATCCTATTAACGCCCGACTCGACCTGCAAGCAGCCTATCGCACGCGCGCTTCCCGCGCTGGACTGCCCGGCGCATTAGGCCAGGGAACAGGGCTCATCCCACTTGTGGTGCAGATGCGCATTACCGGACGTGTTGAGGCTCCTCAGGTCAGCCTCCGCCTGGCCATTGATCGTTCCATCAACGAACCGCTGGCAGGATATGAAGGGCTCGAAGCGTTGCTTAATCAGCCGGAGCGGGCTGCTGAATATGCTACCAGCGTCCTGCTAACCAATTCGTTCTTGCTGACCACCGAACGAACAGATCCCGAAACGCTCACCCTGTCGGGCAACCAGTTGGCTTTCAATAGCCTCTCCCAACTGATTGCCAGCCAGCTCAACCGCTATCTGAGCCAGGTATTGCCCAACGTGGACCTGCTGCTGGGTGTGCAGGGCGAAGGGGCTCAGCGACTGGACGTTACCTACGGTATTGCGCTCCGTCTACTAAACGAACGCCTGATCATCCGCGGCCAGGGAGTCTACCGGGGCGAAAGCACCGCCGATGGCCAGCAGAATCTGTTAGGCGAGTTTATTGTGGAGGTGCGGCTAACGCCTAACGTTTCGGTGCAGGTCTTCTACCGCCGGGAGGACGACGTGCTGAACGACTATACGCTTACCAGTGTTACGGGCGCTGGCCTTTCCTATCAGACCGCTTTTCCTACCTGGCGTCGCCTGCTGGATCGGCTGTTTGGCTGGTTGTTTCCAGATCGTTCCTCCGACAGGGTTCCTCCTCTGACCCAGGTCGGCAACAACTCGGAGCAGGCGAACGTTGAACAGCACCGCTAA
- the aroB gene encoding 3-dehydroquinate synthase has protein sequence MVHYVELPDGRCYPVVIDSLETLPVWLERVAVPRGRCFLVTDEHVAHLHLESLQAILKTAGWTPYVLVLPPGEPTKALPYLERIYDEALRWGIDRRTPLLAFGGGVIGDLAGFAAATLLRGLPLVQLPTTLIAQVDSAIGGKTGINHALGKNLIGAFYQPALVLADPSLLQTLPEREWTSGLAEVVKHALIGDPALFSLLEMRWTDVLQRNPSLLPDLIARAVLVKIRIVVQDEREAGPRAILNFGHTFGHAIERVAGYGHFTHGEAVALGMLAALWLSHQRHPDLPLTRIRALLQRLPVPPLPETLDFKTLRQVMQVDKKTLAGQLRFVLLRRLGEAYLADDVPEEALQAAWQFACASRQTAVAY, from the coding sequence GTGGTCCATTACGTAGAACTACCGGATGGCCGGTGCTACCCGGTCGTGATCGACTCATTGGAGACGCTTCCGGTATGGCTGGAGCGCGTTGCAGTGCCCCGAGGCCGCTGTTTCCTTGTGACCGACGAGCACGTTGCGCACCTTCATTTAGAATCGCTCCAGGCTATCCTGAAAACGGCAGGATGGACCCCCTACGTGCTGGTACTGCCACCCGGAGAACCTACCAAAGCACTCCCCTACCTGGAACGCATCTACGACGAAGCGTTGCGCTGGGGTATTGACCGACGCACTCCCCTGCTGGCCTTTGGCGGCGGCGTGATCGGGGATCTGGCCGGGTTTGCTGCCGCCACCCTGCTGCGCGGACTGCCGCTGGTGCAGCTTCCTACCACGCTGATCGCCCAGGTCGATAGTGCTATCGGGGGCAAGACCGGTATCAACCATGCCCTGGGTAAGAATCTGATCGGAGCTTTCTACCAGCCTGCCCTTGTTTTAGCGGATCCGTCGCTCTTGCAGACGTTGCCCGAGCGAGAGTGGACCAGTGGCCTGGCCGAAGTCGTCAAGCATGCATTGATCGGAGACCCGGCGCTGTTTTCGCTGCTAGAGATGCGCTGGACGGACGTCCTTCAACGCAACCCTTCCCTGCTTCCGGACCTGATCGCCCGGGCTGTCCTTGTCAAGATACGTATCGTGGTGCAGGACGAACGAGAAGCCGGACCGCGAGCTATTCTGAACTTTGGCCATACATTTGGCCATGCGATTGAACGCGTAGCCGGCTATGGCCATTTCACCCACGGCGAAGCCGTGGCCCTCGGCATGCTGGCCGCCCTCTGGCTGTCGCACCAGCGCCATCCAGATCTTCCGCTGACCCGAATCCGCGCCCTGCTCCAGCGGCTTCCGGTTCCTCCCTTACCGGAAACCCTGGATTTCAAAACCCTGCGCCAGGTTATGCAAGTAGACAAAAAGACGCTGGCCGGACAACTTCGCTTTGTGCTCCTGCGCCGCCTGGGCGAAGCCTACCTGGCCGACGACGTGCCCGAAGAAGCGCTGCAAGCGGCCTGGCAATTTGCGTGCGCAAGCCGCCAGACAGCCGTAGCCTACTAA
- a CDS encoding class I SAM-dependent methyltransferase gives MPGGSTDRPFFLEWTTLAHRIVEAVLRPGEVAVDATVGNGHDTLFLAQRVGPEGHVYGFDVQAEALARTRARLEAAAVHERVTLFLAGHEHMAEKIPRAWHGRLGAVMFNLGYLPGGTNRTCITRPETTLPALEAALYLLRPGGVLTLVAYRGHPGGAAEAEAVQQWATRLPPDRYVAARYTFCNRQRPTPELIVVHKMVSA, from the coding sequence ATGCCGGGCGGTTCGACAGATCGGCCATTTTTTCTTGAGTGGACGACGCTGGCGCATCGGATCGTAGAAGCGGTCCTGCGGCCGGGTGAAGTCGCGGTTGATGCAACTGTAGGGAACGGACACGACACCCTGTTTCTGGCCCAGCGCGTAGGACCCGAGGGCCACGTTTATGGCTTTGACGTGCAGGCAGAGGCCCTGGCGCGGACGCGCGCGCGTCTGGAAGCGGCTGCGGTGCACGAGCGCGTAACGCTTTTTCTGGCGGGGCATGAACACATGGCGGAGAAAATTCCCCGCGCATGGCACGGACGCCTGGGCGCTGTCATGTTTAATCTGGGATATTTGCCGGGTGGAACCAATCGCACCTGTATTACGCGGCCTGAAACAACGCTGCCAGCGCTTGAGGCTGCTTTGTATTTGCTACGCCCCGGGGGGGTGCTCACGCTTGTTGCCTACCGAGGGCATCCAGGCGGTGCAGCAGAAGCCGAGGCAGTGCAGCAATGGGCAACCAGACTGCCACCAGACCGCTACGTAGCGGCCCGTTATACCTTCTGCAACCGCCAGCGTCCAACGCCAGAACTGATCGTGGTACACAAAATGGTTAGTGCATGA
- a CDS encoding T9SS type A sorting domain-containing protein — MRRCAYWLLFGLFGWWQSAPLHAQITLNANHFQTLIGKAYASTIYNVNFGNTQDEQAQTRLALQSLIRKNGPSQTWDFTTLSYQQPTTFSIPYLPYDNTLPGAAAFTQADHAVLLRAYIYGSLLQDDGNYYYGLATGDSTLVLDEPFLNLKFPLTEGVSWQWPSTPSTDLEAIARFLTAITGDSTAIQTYEQYRDQLQGATVQIFWEVDGYGTLTTPAGSRETLRLKRTVRVSGVSGFSQPLDIFISYIWLSADWLQSNPAEIIQAEIVTTLTVSQGFPPVLTQVPSGAYYSVATLRPVAGEPLPQTPTVRLWGPYPNPAAGQTTLTLHLSAPQSITVRVYNLLGQEIARPFEGMLPAGTHPLSIPTRTWPTGLYLCRVETPGQSWTRRLVVMH, encoded by the coding sequence ATGAGGCGGTGTGCATACTGGCTACTGTTCGGACTGTTTGGCTGGTGGCAATCGGCTCCGCTGCATGCGCAGATTACGTTAAACGCCAATCATTTTCAGACGCTGATAGGGAAAGCCTATGCCAGCACAATTTATAATGTAAACTTCGGGAATACGCAGGATGAGCAGGCTCAGACCCGACTGGCCCTGCAATCACTTATCCGCAAAAATGGCCCGTCTCAGACCTGGGATTTTACGACGTTGTCCTATCAGCAACCCACTACGTTCTCCATTCCTTACCTGCCGTACGACAATACCCTGCCTGGAGCCGCAGCCTTTACCCAGGCTGACCATGCGGTGCTGCTCAGAGCCTACATTTATGGAAGCCTGCTTCAGGACGACGGTAACTACTACTATGGTCTGGCAACAGGTGACTCAACGCTGGTGCTGGATGAACCGTTTCTTAACCTGAAGTTTCCCCTGACAGAGGGCGTAAGCTGGCAATGGCCATCAACGCCTTCGACCGACCTGGAAGCTATCGCCCGGTTTTTAACGGCAATCACCGGCGATAGCACCGCCATTCAGACATATGAACAATACCGCGATCAGCTTCAGGGCGCTACGGTACAGATTTTCTGGGAAGTAGATGGGTACGGCACGCTGACCACACCTGCTGGCTCACGCGAAACCCTTCGTCTGAAACGTACGGTCCGGGTCAGTGGCGTAAGCGGGTTTTCTCAGCCCCTGGATATCTTCATCAGCTATATCTGGCTCTCTGCAGACTGGTTACAATCGAATCCTGCGGAGATAATTCAGGCGGAAATTGTGACCACACTGACCGTTTCGCAGGGCTTTCCGCCTGTTCTTACCCAGGTGCCCAGCGGTGCCTATTACAGCGTGGCAACGCTTCGACCGGTAGCCGGTGAGCCGCTACCCCAGACCCCAACGGTGCGCCTGTGGGGCCCTTATCCCAACCCGGCTGCAGGGCAGACCACGTTGACGCTGCACCTCTCTGCGCCTCAATCAATCACGGTACGAGTATACAACCTGCTGGGCCAGGAAATAGCGCGGCCCTTTGAAGGAATGCTACCTGCCGGGACGCATCCTTTATCCATTCCCACCCGGACCTGGCCAACCGGCCTGTATTTGTGCCGCGTCGAAACCCCGGGGCAATCCTGGACGCGTCGTCTGGTGGTCATGCACTAA
- a CDS encoding NRDE family protein, whose amino-acid sequence MCLVLWAYRQHPRYWLVLAANRDEFYERPTAPAHWWTEAPHVLAGQDLEAGGAWLGISRRGRLALVTNYREPDRRAAGRRSRGWLTRDFLLGDEPPASYLQHVLAGSTAYNGFNLLVGDAETLVYGSNRREGIDVLAPGLYGLSNHLLGTRWPKVTRGLERFRRILQTDPVDPEALLALLADRTPAPDEALPETGLGYAWERRLSAIFVATPLYGTRSSTVLLWSWEGTLTFVERTFGPGGRPLETRYYQTEIASSAGASPRTS is encoded by the coding sequence ATGTGTCTGGTACTCTGGGCCTATCGACAGCATCCCCGTTATTGGTTGGTGCTGGCCGCCAACCGTGATGAATTTTATGAACGGCCAACGGCGCCTGCGCATTGGTGGACCGAAGCGCCGCATGTGCTGGCCGGACAAGATCTGGAAGCTGGCGGTGCCTGGCTGGGAATTTCCCGCCGGGGACGCCTGGCACTGGTTACCAATTACCGGGAACCCGACCGACGCGCCGCTGGCCGGCGTTCTCGGGGCTGGCTAACCCGCGATTTTCTACTGGGCGATGAACCGCCGGCGTCCTACCTGCAGCACGTGCTGGCTGGTTCTACTGCTTATAACGGATTCAACCTGCTTGTGGGCGACGCCGAAACGCTCGTTTATGGATCCAACCGCAGAGAAGGTATCGACGTCCTGGCACCTGGCCTGTACGGGTTGAGCAATCACTTACTGGGCACGCGCTGGCCAAAAGTAACGCGCGGGTTGGAGCGCTTCAGACGTATTCTGCAAACCGATCCGGTTGACCCTGAAGCGCTGCTGGCGCTGCTGGCCGACCGCACACCAGCGCCAGATGAAGCCCTGCCTGAAACAGGCCTGGGATATGCATGGGAGCGCCGGCTGTCTGCTATCTTTGTGGCTACACCGCTGTACGGCACCCGGAGTTCGACCGTACTGCTCTGGAGCTGGGAGGGGACGCTGACGTTTGTGGAACGCACCTTTGGACCAGGCGGCCGTCCCCTCGAAACGCGATATTATCAGACCGAGATAGCGAGCAGTGCAGGCGCCTCCCCGCGCACGTCCTGA
- a CDS encoding SixA phosphatase family protein: MRLCLLRHAEAQPAMPGQPDADRPLTESGEQTARRIGEALRRIRLAPGTIYTSPYRRAQQTAWAVAHALGVPVIEDRLLAPGCGPAELELLLHAYAPEETALIVGHQPDLGELVRWLTGAAIRLPAGGLAVVDMPALRERAGTLHGLYDPAWLAAVMTGRTT; this comes from the coding sequence ATGCGACTCTGTCTATTACGTCATGCGGAGGCGCAGCCGGCGATGCCCGGCCAGCCCGATGCGGATCGTCCGCTTACCGAATCGGGCGAGCAGACAGCGCGCCGGATAGGAGAAGCGCTGCGGCGCATCCGGCTGGCTCCAGGCACCATCTATACCAGTCCATACCGACGCGCGCAGCAGACGGCGTGGGCTGTGGCCCACGCGTTGGGCGTTCCGGTCATCGAAGACCGATTGCTGGCGCCCGGCTGCGGTCCGGCTGAACTGGAGCTGCTCCTGCATGCCTATGCGCCAGAGGAGACAGCGCTTATTGTCGGACATCAGCCCGATCTGGGGGAACTGGTGCGGTGGCTAACCGGGGCAGCCATCCGACTGCCCGCCGGTGGACTGGCCGTTGTGGATATGCCGGCATTGCGCGAACGGGCAGGGACACTGCACGGCCTGTATGACCCTGCGTGGTTGGCCGCTGTTATGACAGGTAGGACCACTTAA